In Synechococcus elongatus PCC 11801, one DNA window encodes the following:
- a CDS encoding helix-turn-helix domain-containing protein encodes MARNKNLQAAKAEAIARIIAGEPYADIAKHLGIGISTLHSWRAKPDFRKAVEDGLSQIQQQTVIQITALNESAIAALKKVLEMPIEGTSITAGTAIRAAATVLSYGTQLRGEVGAERLSELEAGLNEVTERSDTVVPLSRAPKGWRFS; translated from the coding sequence ATGGCAAGGAATAAAAATTTGCAAGCCGCCAAAGCTGAGGCGATCGCCCGCATCATCGCCGGTGAACCCTACGCCGATATCGCCAAACACTTGGGCATAGGAATATCGACCTTACATTCATGGCGGGCTAAGCCAGACTTTCGGAAAGCTGTTGAGGATGGCCTTAGTCAAATTCAACAACAGACTGTTATCCAGATCACTGCGTTGAATGAGTCTGCGATCGCTGCACTCAAGAAAGTGTTGGAGATGCCGATCGAAGGTACTTCGATCACTGCAGGAACTGCTATCAGGGCTGCTGCCACGGTGCTGAGCTACGGAACTCAATTGCGTGGTGAGGTTGGGGCTGAACGTCTGAGCGAACTAGAGGCAGGGCTGAACGAAGTAACGGAACGATCAGATACAGTTGTGCCCCTCAGTCGTGCCCCAAAGGGTTGGCGGTTTAGTTGA
- a CDS encoding plasmid replication protein, CyRepA1 family, giving the protein MSAPIVTTAQIQHNDRAVETVPALADTIRAEFVEASAISPDLFATAIAIVPDIEIDPYSQEVIGTPIADAINQPFTRFGHQAKPSQVGALFLQESGKVWQAKIFGVDAGNRSGQYSAPKGSGNRAYLPPVDAATRAAVGAPADGSFWDWVESHPEVPIAIVEGGKKNLAVLSTGTVAIGLLGCLCGNSPDLDRFLVAGRCVTVVLDQDVKPSARQDVAKGIATIGYRASKAGCSVQVAEWDNSLGKGIDDVIAAHGATKWADIQATSVSFTDWRQQRVKRAILRGLQDKLGRFIPALVVNAADLHAAGIAGKIPTTGIVAIDSPKGTGKSKFIEALTRNSAAVISVGDRESLQRANAEKWDLTYLRDGDRVQGRVLDVNGEPTRRIALCADSGLAVPVAEYPRDSFDLIWDEVDQVFRHLINGGTCSQGGKRGALIERWELLIKTARRILLASADVTAAELDYVAQLRGEKPWILKNNYQPDSYCCLLATGVDGASGSHKQARGFVTAELVAAIRSAVAGGDRVVVAVDTLKDCKAIAELGEVLGLTQAQILRFDSETSSEPQQLAYAADPTGYPAAADIRLLVYSPSISGGISMESSYFTRAFGFASGQSLTPANFAQSLDRNRQPIPRMVFSALRGKARNFSDAKNHIEYAGDLDYQTNAIANVLADPALLRQVDADSPAAHYHRRTKAAENASMANFALELECRLETEGKIVSRLDLETITPVQQAAIDEALELWSGCLQTVKLADARAIQRAEVISPDEAERLASKRSLSVTDRRKLERFRLVEFDPRQQPDTLTADDVLADEKGRRRRRIRCFEDIIFAGMAEASDQQRLEQLRAFKTKIPLQDLPRRKLAAVAAEYLKVIELIQWAIATTRSGGTWNKTTPEVLDFADWVKSHPRDAKIIGLRHGPNASPVTVVNAALNRYGIETTSKRDSTGDRLRQYSIDLDALDELLSLLIARAARHIEAGFQPVHNSLTVPLLGLVDGLEKTHPHRTKGGRREPPEKAERPPDEHHGEVAA; this is encoded by the coding sequence TATCGGCACACCGATCGCTGACGCGATCAACCAGCCCTTTACTCGGTTTGGCCATCAAGCTAAGCCCTCACAGGTTGGTGCACTGTTCCTGCAGGAATCGGGCAAAGTCTGGCAAGCCAAAATCTTTGGCGTCGATGCTGGCAATCGTTCCGGCCAATACTCAGCTCCCAAGGGCAGCGGCAACCGTGCCTACTTGCCACCCGTCGATGCTGCAACCCGTGCCGCTGTTGGTGCCCCTGCTGATGGGAGCTTCTGGGATTGGGTCGAGTCCCATCCTGAAGTACCGATTGCAATCGTCGAAGGTGGCAAAAAAAACCTAGCGGTACTCAGCACCGGCACTGTAGCAATCGGCTTGCTGGGCTGCCTTTGCGGCAATTCGCCAGACCTTGATCGGTTCCTCGTGGCAGGCCGCTGCGTAACGGTGGTGCTCGACCAAGACGTTAAGCCCTCAGCACGGCAAGACGTTGCCAAAGGCATCGCCACCATTGGCTACCGTGCCAGCAAAGCAGGCTGCAGCGTTCAGGTTGCCGAGTGGGATAACTCCCTCGGCAAAGGCATCGATGATGTCATCGCCGCCCACGGCGCAACCAAATGGGCAGACATTCAAGCCACCTCCGTTAGCTTCACTGACTGGCGACAGCAGCGAGTGAAGCGAGCAATCCTCAGAGGGCTGCAGGACAAACTAGGCCGCTTTATTCCGGCGCTGGTAGTCAATGCTGCTGACCTTCATGCAGCGGGCATTGCTGGCAAAATCCCCACCACCGGCATCGTTGCGATCGACAGCCCCAAGGGCACCGGCAAATCGAAATTCATTGAAGCTCTGACCCGCAATTCGGCTGCTGTTATCTCCGTAGGCGATCGCGAATCGCTGCAGCGGGCTAACGCTGAAAAGTGGGACCTTACCTATCTCCGTGACGGCGATCGCGTTCAGGGTCGAGTCCTCGACGTGAATGGCGAACCCACCCGCAGGATTGCGCTCTGTGCTGATTCCGGTTTGGCTGTTCCGGTTGCTGAATATCCCCGCGACAGCTTCGACCTCATCTGGGACGAAGTTGACCAAGTTTTTCGGCACCTAATCAACGGTGGCACCTGCAGCCAGGGCGGCAAGCGTGGGGCACTCATTGAACGCTGGGAACTGCTGATCAAAACCGCCCGCCGGATCCTTCTGGCCAGTGCTGATGTCACCGCAGCTGAGCTCGACTACGTTGCTCAGCTGCGAGGTGAGAAACCGTGGATTCTCAAAAACAACTATCAACCCGATAGTTATTGCTGCTTACTCGCAACCGGCGTCGATGGTGCTTCCGGCAGTCATAAGCAAGCCCGTGGTTTTGTGACCGCTGAACTGGTGGCAGCTATCCGATCCGCTGTTGCTGGTGGTGATCGCGTTGTTGTTGCCGTCGATACCCTCAAAGACTGCAAAGCGATCGCGGAACTTGGGGAAGTCCTCGGTCTGACCCAAGCTCAGATCCTGCGCTTTGACAGTGAAACCTCATCTGAGCCGCAACAGCTTGCCTATGCTGCTGACCCCACTGGATACCCTGCAGCTGCTGATATCCGCTTGCTGGTTTATTCCCCCAGCATCTCCGGCGGGATTTCAATGGAGTCCAGCTATTTCACCCGCGCTTTCGGTTTCGCCAGTGGCCAAAGTCTGACCCCTGCAAATTTCGCTCAGTCCCTCGACCGCAACCGGCAACCCATCCCGCGCATGGTGTTTTCTGCCCTGCGTGGCAAGGCCCGCAACTTCAGCGATGCAAAAAATCACATCGAATACGCCGGTGATCTCGACTATCAAACCAACGCGATCGCTAACGTCCTAGCCGACCCTGCACTGTTGCGACAAGTGGATGCCGATAGTCCAGCTGCCCACTACCACCGACGGACCAAGGCAGCGGAGAACGCCAGCATGGCGAACTTTGCCCTTGAGCTTGAATGCCGGCTTGAAACTGAAGGGAAAATCGTTTCTCGACTCGACCTCGAAACGATTACGCCAGTACAACAGGCCGCGATTGATGAGGCACTAGAACTCTGGTCCGGTTGCCTGCAAACCGTCAAACTCGCTGACGCACGAGCAATCCAAAGAGCTGAAGTCATCAGCCCTGATGAGGCTGAGCGTCTAGCCAGCAAGCGATCGCTGTCTGTGACCGACCGCCGCAAACTTGAGCGCTTCCGGTTGGTTGAGTTTGACCCACGCCAGCAACCCGATACACTCACCGCTGATGATGTCCTAGCCGACGAAAAGGGTCGCCGTCGTCGCCGGATCCGCTGCTTTGAAGACATCATTTTTGCTGGCATGGCCGAAGCCAGCGATCAGCAGCGACTAGAACAGCTGCGGGCCTTCAAGACAAAAATCCCTCTGCAGGATTTGCCCCGCCGGAAACTTGCAGCCGTTGCCGCCGAATACCTGAAAGTGATCGAGCTCATCCAATGGGCGATCGCGACAACCCGCAGCGGTGGCACCTGGAATAAGACAACTCCCGAGGTGCTGGACTTTGCCGACTGGGTTAAGTCCCACCCACGCGACGCAAAAATCATCGGACTGCGCCATGGGCCAAATGCTTCCCCAGTCACGGTCGTTAATGCGGCACTCAACCGCTACGGCATTGAAACCACGTCTAAACGCGACTCAACCGGCGATCGGTTACGCCAGTACAGCATCGATTTGGACGCACTGGACGAACTGCTGAGCCTGTTGATCGCGAGAGCAGCGCGGCATATCGAAGCCGGATTCCAGCCCGTCCACAACTCTCTAACAGTCCCCTTATTAGGACTAGTGGACGGATTAGAAAAAACTCATCCCCACAGAACAAAAGGAGGACGCCGCGAGCCGCCGGAGAAAGCCGAAAGGCCACCGGATGAGCACCATGGGGAGGTCGCAGCATGA